In Crinalium epipsammum PCC 9333, the genomic window TCTGCTTACATCTGTGATTAAAAACTAAAATTGTGATCCTAAGCAATAAATCTAATGTCAAACGCGGCTATGGCGGTTGCTATATTTCACCTCTAGTTTAGTTAATAGGGGCGTTTAAAATAAAGGAACACACCAAATCCACCAACAGCCTTTTCATTTCTCCAAACCCCTGACATCTCCCATCCTTCTTTTCCCATATGGTTTAAAAAATCCGATGCTAAAGAACCCTTCCAATTCGTCAATAAATTTCCATTTAAATTGATTTGTTGAATTTCATTCTGAGTGCTTATTATCATAACAGTACAATGCTACTGCGGCATTCAACTCTTTATCAGCAGATACAAATGTCACAAGGGGTAAACTGTTAGCCAAAAGTGAATTAATCAGTATAAAATCAAAGCACTTTAATTACTGCTTTGAGCATGAGAGATCCTTTGCGTCGCTTAAAGAATTTACCTTGGCGAGCGCTTCTGCAAGTTTCCGTCTTGACTAACCTGATTGTTTTAGTATTAGACTTTCTAATATGGAGAGAATACCAGCGATCGCCTGTAGTTCGTCAAGCCCTAATTATTTTATATACGCCACCCTTAGAAATAATCACAACATTAACTGTAGCAGTTGGCGTAGGTGCTTTAGCTGTTTACTTACTTGAGCGATTTTATCCCCAGATTAGACTTGAAGCTAACACCTTATGGGCGTTAGTTCCCTGTTTAGCTTTAATTATTTTTCTTAAGTCACTCTTACCGCTTCCATCTATTTTATTGAGTTTTAATGAAGTTCAAGTAATGGCTATTATTATTGGCATCTTCTGGAAATCCCAACGCTATTGGAGATAAATTAAAAGAGATACAATAGATAGCGTATTGATTGATAAGGTTGCTTGAAAAATGAAAATTATCAAAGTTACCCCAGAGAATTTTAATGAGTGGCTTGACCTAACGTTAAAGCTGTGGCAAGATGTGTCACGGGCAGAAATGGAGGAGGGGTTAAAAAATCTTCTTAAATCAGAGCGTGAGGCAGGTTTTATAGCCATAAATGATGATGAAAAAACAATGGGATTTATCAATCTTTCTCTGAGATCGGATTATGTTGCAGGTGCTACAAGTAGTCCGGTTGCATATATAGAAGGAATTTATGCAAAAGATGAATATCGCCATCAGGGTGTGGGTAAATACTTAATTGATTTTGCTTCTCAGTGGGCGCTTGAACATGGATGTACTCAGTTGGCATCAGATGCCTTAATTGATAACACAGTTAGTTATGAATTTCATACAAAGGTAGGATTTCAGGAAGTGGATCGAGTTGTAACCTTTATTAAACAAATCGTTATTTCCTCATAATGCCGTTGTAAAACAACTAACATTATTGATGAAATAATTGATTCTAATGTATATTTTTATCCGCCTAAAAATTAAAGTAATAAAATTTAAGTGGTGGCTATTATTATTAGCATTTTCTGGAAATTCCAACGCTATTGTCGATAAATCAAAAGAGCTACAATATAAAATTCAACCTAATTAAACGGAAAAAAATGGCAACAAGAGGTACTGTAGTCCTAGATATTATCGGCACTTGCTTCAGATTAGAAAAGCCCCGTCAAAAACTGCTTGAAATAGGTGCTACTCCCTATACTATGCAACTTTGGTTTGCCCAGACTTTACGCGATGCTTTTGCTTATTCTCATGCAGGTAGATATCTACCTTTAAAAGAAATACTAGAAGCAGAATTACCTCGGACATTAAAGGTACTAGGTATTGAAGCAAATGCAGAGCAGCGATCGCAAATAGTAAAATCCTTTTCTGAGTTAGATTTACAACCAGACGCTTTAGATGCTTTTAAAACCCTAACCGCCGCAGGTTTCCAGCTAATTGCTCTCACCAACGGTAGCGCAGAATCTACCCAAAAACTGTTAGAAAATG contains:
- the aac(6') gene encoding aminoglycoside 6'-N-acetyltransferase, giving the protein MKIIKVTPENFNEWLDLTLKLWQDVSRAEMEEGLKNLLKSEREAGFIAINDDEKTMGFINLSLRSDYVAGATSSPVAYIEGIYAKDEYRHQGVGKYLIDFASQWALEHGCTQLASDALIDNTVSYEFHTKVGFQEVDRVVTFIKQIVISS
- a CDS encoding haloacid dehalogenase type II; protein product: MATRGTVVLDIIGTCFRLEKPRQKLLEIGATPYTMQLWFAQTLRDAFAYSHAGRYLPLKEILEAELPRTLKVLGIEANAEQRSQIVKSFSELDLQPDALDAFKTLTAAGFQLIALTNGSAESTQKLLENAGAIQHFERILSCDTVQKTKPHPEVYEMAKQNVAGDIWMVAAHAWDIAGAANAGLKTAFITQEEKEYLSVYPQPEIIADSLLQAANKIVL